One Megamonas hypermegale genomic window carries:
- a CDS encoding asparaginase has translation MKNLCWLATGGTIASRPSENGLVPGFTAQEMLDLLPQLKTYGNIDCYDIMQLDSTNLQPKDWQYMAHFIEKFYDKYDGFVITHGTDTLNWTSCALSCMLENLAKPVVVIGAQLTIEEENTDAKENLNASFAVASSGLAGVYAVCGGQVISGLWAKKLYSEDMRSIQSVNTLPIATFKGNDINWIQTECVAVNGEFKVHYELEEKVVQIKIMPGLDCEILFALTKMGYKGIVLEAYGAGGIPFSEDKAKDISGAIKQLTEQGVVIVCTTQCVYDGVHMNRYEVGIKAIKAGVIPAGKLTSEAATVKLMVALGQKMTREQIKELF, from the coding sequence ATGAAAAATTTATGTTGGCTGGCAACTGGTGGTACGATAGCTTCTCGTCCTAGTGAAAATGGATTAGTGCCAGGATTTACAGCGCAAGAAATGCTTGATTTATTGCCACAATTAAAGACTTATGGCAATATTGATTGTTACGATATCATGCAGTTAGATAGCACAAATTTGCAACCAAAAGATTGGCAGTATATGGCTCATTTTATTGAAAAATTTTATGATAAATACGATGGATTTGTCATTACGCATGGTACAGATACGTTGAATTGGACAAGCTGTGCTCTTTCATGTATGCTGGAAAATTTAGCAAAACCCGTTGTGGTGATTGGTGCACAGCTTACAATAGAAGAAGAAAACACAGATGCTAAAGAAAATTTAAATGCAAGTTTTGCGGTTGCTTCATCTGGCTTAGCTGGTGTTTATGCAGTCTGTGGCGGTCAAGTAATCTCGGGCTTATGGGCGAAAAAATTATACAGTGAAGATATGCGCTCTATACAGAGTGTTAATACATTGCCTATAGCTACATTTAAAGGAAATGATATAAATTGGATACAGACTGAATGCGTAGCTGTAAACGGCGAATTTAAAGTTCATTATGAATTAGAAGAAAAAGTCGTTCAGATAAAAATTATGCCAGGTTTAGATTGTGAAATTTTATTTGCTTTAACTAAAATGGGCTATAAGGGCATTGTCTTAGAAGCGTATGGAGCAGGTGGCATACCTTTTTCCGAAGATAAAGCTAAAGATATAAGTGGTGCAATAAAACAATTGACTGAGCAAGGTGTAGTTATTGTTTGTACGACGCAATGTGTTTATGATGGTGTTCATATGAACCGCTATGAAGTTGGAATTAAAGCGATTAAAGCAGGTGTCATTCCAGCTGGAAAATTAACATCAGAAGCTGCAACTGTAAAATTAATGGTAGCTTTGGGACAAAAAATGACACGAGAACAGATAAAAGAATTATTTTAA
- a CDS encoding hexokinase family protein encodes MENSKFQQMIDDFTLDSDAIKEIAASFRYDIDAGVRETGESSLRMLKSYIGLPTGNEKGEYLALDFGGTNLRVVLIRLEGNGKFEVIKKVAKPLVKPGEYDFICADANADELFDFIADMVEKAVDGDHDKKYLLGHTFSFPSAQTNIYNARLIIWTKEFATKGVEGEVVNDLLKAALARKNLSNVEPTAVINDTVAVLLAAAYKLGNVNVGSIYATGHNTCYYETYTSAGLGKPAMVINMESGGFNKLAINKYDYKLDLESEKPYEQRLEKMVSGRYMGELFAYCLDEAWGIGKVSFTSIDISRILADNSDTLNDVCALLKEKTNLDIETEDAVWVKALAETIASRSARIVVATYCGIMWHLYPNGGIPKQYIAVDGSVFEKMPTIKENMQKAIYEIMEDDADKLELVLENGGSALGAALAAAMEPVEG; translated from the coding sequence ATGGAAAATAGCAAATTTCAACAAATGATTGATGATTTTACACTTGATAGCGATGCTATAAAGGAAATTGCGGCATCATTTCGTTACGATATTGATGCAGGTGTAAGAGAAACAGGAGAATCTTCCTTACGCATGTTAAAATCATACATTGGACTTCCAACAGGTAATGAAAAAGGCGAATATTTAGCTTTAGATTTTGGTGGAACTAATTTGCGTGTAGTGCTCATTCGCCTTGAAGGTAATGGTAAATTTGAAGTTATTAAAAAAGTAGCTAAACCACTTGTAAAACCTGGTGAATATGATTTTATTTGCGCAGATGCTAATGCAGATGAATTATTTGATTTCATTGCTGATATGGTAGAAAAAGCAGTTGATGGCGACCATGATAAAAAATATCTTTTAGGCCATACATTCTCTTTCCCATCTGCCCAGACAAATATTTATAATGCTCGTCTTATTATTTGGACAAAAGAATTTGCTACAAAAGGCGTTGAAGGCGAAGTTGTAAATGACCTTTTAAAAGCAGCATTAGCACGTAAAAACTTATCAAATGTTGAGCCAACAGCTGTTATCAATGATACAGTAGCTGTTTTATTAGCAGCAGCATATAAATTGGGCAATGTAAATGTAGGTTCTATTTATGCGACAGGACATAACACTTGCTATTATGAAACATATACAAGTGCAGGTTTAGGTAAACCAGCTATGGTTATCAATATGGAATCTGGCGGATTTAATAAATTAGCTATCAATAAATACGATTATAAATTAGATTTAGAATCCGAAAAACCATATGAACAACGCTTAGAAAAAATGGTATCTGGTCGCTATATGGGTGAATTATTTGCTTATTGCTTAGATGAAGCTTGGGGCATTGGCAAAGTATCTTTTACAAGCATTGATATTTCCCGAATTTTAGCTGATAATAGTGATACTTTAAATGATGTATGTGCACTTTTAAAAGAAAAGACTAATTTGGATATCGAAACAGAAGATGCTGTTTGGGTAAAAGCTTTAGCTGAAACAATAGCTAGTCGTTCTGCACGTATTGTTGTAGCAACATATTGCGGTATTATGTGGCATTTATATCCAAATGGTGGCATTCCAAAACAGTATATAGCTGTAGATGGTTCTGTATTTGAAAAAATGCCTACAATCAAAGAAAACATGCAAAAAGCTATTTATGAAATTATGGAAGACGATGCTGATAAATTAGAACTTGTTTTAGAAAACGGTGGTTCAGCACTCGGTGCAGCACTTGCTGCCGCTATGGAACCAGTTGAAGGTTAA
- a CDS encoding helix-turn-helix domain-containing protein, whose protein sequence is MLNLNKNNFNNAMAKKLFNPTDLAKEAGLSDTTISKIIKDSAFSSYKALGKIAKALDVEPKDLIQE, encoded by the coding sequence ATGTTAAATTTAAATAAAAATAATTTCAATAATGCTATGGCTAAAAAGTTGTTCAATCCTACAGATTTAGCAAAAGAAGCTGGCTTATCTGATACAACAATAAGCAAAATTATAAAAGATAGTGCATTTAGTAGTTATAAAGCATTAGGAAAAATAGCCAAAGCCCTTGATGTTGAACCCAAAGACTTAATACAAGAATAA
- a CDS encoding MATE family efflux transporter, whose amino-acid sequence MLTKRTWYRFRRLITVMLPVLATQLSIIGMNFFDATMSGHAGAEQLAGTSIGGSLMMPIIASATGILMAATPIIAQLIGKNQKENIDLVIRSGLVLACIIEIILLLSYYFFIDELLIFLNLEPTVSYVARYYILALILGLSGGLLTFPLRSLTDTVAGTAVSMKIYLAALPINAFLNYCFIFGSFGMPKLGGIGAGIATAITYYVLLSIFIYIIIRNEQFTNLHLFRFKFSFASLKEYLSIGIPNGLGIFMEASLFGFIIIFISKFGTNYIAAHQAAMSFSSVLYMLPLSYSLALTIIIGIEVGAKRYREAKNYARLGLCVAFATALIVIALVLFNRDLVARMYATEPILLEYIPHFLFYTVAWQLFDAIACPIQGILRGYKDVKAAFYISMMAYWGICMPVGILLDYYGHQGAFAYWQSMVLGIFASAFLLFIRLRYIENKMYKKKEKSL is encoded by the coding sequence ATGTTAACTAAACGTACATGGTATCGCTTTCGTCGACTGATTACTGTCATGTTACCAGTTTTAGCTACCCAATTATCCATCATTGGTATGAACTTTTTTGATGCAACGATGTCTGGTCATGCAGGTGCAGAACAACTTGCAGGAACTTCTATCGGTGGCAGTTTAATGATGCCAATTATCGCAAGTGCTACAGGTATATTAATGGCTGCGACACCAATTATCGCTCAATTAATCGGCAAAAACCAAAAAGAAAATATCGATTTAGTCATTCGTTCTGGATTGGTTTTAGCTTGTATTATAGAAATAATTCTCTTACTAAGTTATTATTTTTTCATTGATGAACTATTAATATTTTTAAATTTAGAACCTACTGTATCATATGTAGCTCGTTATTATATCTTAGCACTAATCTTAGGATTAAGTGGCGGTCTTTTAACGTTTCCACTGCGTTCTTTAACTGATACTGTTGCCGGCACAGCCGTATCTATGAAAATATATTTAGCAGCATTGCCTATAAATGCCTTTTTAAATTACTGCTTCATTTTCGGCTCATTTGGAATGCCAAAACTCGGTGGTATCGGTGCTGGTATTGCAACTGCCATCACTTATTATGTATTACTTTCTATCTTTATATACATCATCATAAGAAATGAGCAATTTACTAATCTTCATCTATTTAGATTTAAATTTTCTTTTGCATCTTTAAAAGAATATCTATCTATCGGCATTCCTAACGGTTTAGGTATTTTCATGGAAGCCAGTTTATTTGGCTTTATCATAATCTTTATCAGTAAATTCGGCACAAATTATATCGCAGCACATCAAGCTGCTATGAGTTTTTCTAGCGTCTTATACATGTTGCCACTGAGTTATTCTTTAGCTTTAACAATCATAATCGGCATTGAAGTAGGCGCTAAACGCTATCGTGAAGCTAAAAATTATGCTCGTCTCGGTCTTTGTGTTGCCTTTGCTACTGCTTTAATCGTAATAGCTCTCGTATTATTCAATCGAGATTTAGTAGCTCGCATGTACGCTACTGAACCAATTCTTTTAGAATATATACCTCATTTTTTATTCTATACTGTAGCTTGGCAATTATTCGATGCTATTGCTTGTCCAATTCAAGGTATTTTACGCGGTTATAAAGATGTAAAAGCTGCTTTTTATATCAGCATGATGGCTTATTGGGGAATTTGTATGCCAGTTGGTATATTACTCGATTATTACGGACATCAAGGAGCTTTCGCTTATTGGCAAAGCATGGTCTTAGGTATTTTTGCTTCTGCATTCTTATTGTTTATACGTCTTCGCTATATTGAAAATAAAATGTACAAAAAAAAGGAGAAATCTTTATGA
- a CDS encoding Fic family protein, giving the protein MYLSNDYFSDLLVRMAHHSTAIEGNTLTQGETKSILIDNYIPRAMNMRELNEVLNYKSYVNQMIDDLKHDVSINNEFIKSIHAILCNNAIDGVAGRFKTIPNLVIGADFTPTPPYLVPSALEDWRANLQYQIELAKNTDEIIESILRQHIQFEHIHPFSDGNGRVGRALIVYSCLQAHILPIVIPVNDKQRYINCLNTENMAEFMAFAKELQANELIRLQALANNNEHDLYIEVDL; this is encoded by the coding sequence ATTTATTTATCAAATGATTATTTTTCTGATTTACTGGTTAGAATGGCACATCATAGCACCGCCATAGAAGGCAATACACTTACACAAGGGGAAACAAAAAGTATTTTGATTGATAACTATATCCCTCGTGCTATGAATATGCGAGAACTTAACGAGGTATTGAATTATAAATCATATGTTAATCAAATGATTGATGATTTAAAACATGATGTATCAATAAATAATGAGTTTATAAAGTCCATTCATGCTATTTTATGTAATAATGCTATTGACGGCGTAGCTGGCAGATTTAAGACTATACCTAATTTAGTGATTGGGGCTGATTTTACACCAACACCGCCATATTTAGTGCCGAGTGCATTAGAAGATTGGCGGGCCAATTTACAATATCAAATAGAATTGGCCAAAAATACTGATGAAATAATTGAAAGTATTTTACGCCAGCATATACAATTTGAGCATATACACCCGTTTTCAGACGGTAACGGCCGAGTTGGCAGGGCCTTAATCGTTTATAGTTGTTTGCAAGCTCACATCTTGCCTATTGTTATACCTGTAAACGATAAACAAAGATATATAAACTGCTTGAATACTGAAAACATGGCGGAATTTATGGCTTTTGCTAAAGAACTTCAAGCGAATGAGTTAATTAGATTGCAGGCATTAGCAAATAATAATGAGCATGATTTATATATTGAAGTTGATTTATGA
- a CDS encoding SGNH/GDSL hydrolase family protein, whose protein sequence is MNKKLLFKAVGIASVCVCGFTMNVNAESVPTRQLMGNVQNEPSAVMPSKTIDVKIGNQPQINQIGDKQIKKEEIVSTPVAKTDLKSVILNWQEIPNAVMYELIVKDAATGEKVFSKYNIYAAGYQLDDGEVDLQKNLIWQVRGLNIDKVPVTDYSKPQPVRQGIDFSADWQAVDNNKYDNSGFSKTDNNVYLVDKNVSVSPLKLTTHFDEMAYMPVYPVYSWVPVKNTDHYDIDVFYVKDDNHNDVEKVASYKSPQNMDFYDDKAYVNKGLYFYNIRAYDKDNKKIAESVNSYFSVQTDNIKVAALGDSITHGGGAVSTPPSATLYNWETYAGVPVVNIGFSGNLTSDMLKRFDRDVLAFKPKLLVIMGGVNDIRTGIKADTVISNLNAIKGKCQKNGIIPVFLTVTPVNPPKMKSVAKLDISSGWENEREKVNKWIKSQDYYVDVAEEMTDDRGFLADNLTTDGLHPDYEGKKHIGEAVGDYLRLNFEYMLY, encoded by the coding sequence TTGAATAAGAAATTATTATTTAAAGCAGTAGGTATTGCAAGTGTTTGTGTATGTGGATTTACTATGAATGTAAATGCAGAAAGTGTACCGACAAGACAGTTGATGGGAAATGTGCAAAATGAACCATCAGCAGTGATGCCTAGTAAAACCATCGATGTAAAAATAGGAAATCAACCGCAAATTAATCAAATTGGCGATAAACAGATAAAAAAAGAAGAAATAGTAAGTACTCCAGTTGCAAAAACTGATTTAAAATCAGTCATATTGAATTGGCAAGAAATACCAAATGCAGTCATGTATGAATTAATTGTAAAAGATGCTGCAACAGGTGAAAAAGTTTTTAGTAAATACAATATATATGCAGCTGGCTATCAATTAGATGATGGAGAAGTAGATTTACAAAAAAATTTAATCTGGCAAGTGCGCGGTTTAAATATAGATAAAGTACCAGTAACAGATTACAGTAAGCCTCAACCTGTTAGACAAGGTATTGATTTTTCAGCTGATTGGCAGGCAGTGGATAATAATAAATACGATAATAGTGGTTTTTCTAAAACAGATAATAATGTGTATTTAGTAGATAAAAATGTCAGTGTAAGTCCTTTAAAGCTTACTACTCATTTTGATGAAATGGCATATATGCCAGTATATCCAGTATATTCATGGGTGCCAGTGAAAAATACAGACCATTATGATATTGATGTTTTTTATGTAAAAGATGATAATCACAATGATGTAGAAAAAGTCGCTTCATATAAAAGTCCACAAAATATGGATTTTTATGATGACAAAGCTTATGTAAATAAAGGTTTATATTTTTATAATATTAGAGCATATGATAAAGATAATAAAAAAATCGCTGAATCAGTAAATAGTTATTTTAGTGTACAGACTGATAATATAAAAGTAGCAGCACTGGGCGATAGTATCACTCATGGTGGTGGTGCAGTTAGTACGCCACCGAGTGCAACATTGTACAATTGGGAAACGTATGCAGGTGTGCCTGTTGTCAATATTGGTTTTAGTGGCAATTTAACTTCAGATATGCTCAAACGATTTGACCGCGATGTTTTAGCATTTAAACCGAAACTTTTAGTAATCATGGGTGGCGTAAATGATATTAGAACAGGTATAAAAGCAGATACCGTAATTTCTAATTTAAATGCAATAAAAGGAAAATGCCAGAAAAATGGTATCATACCTGTTTTTCTCACAGTAACACCAGTTAATCCGCCAAAAATGAAATCTGTAGCTAAACTTGATATAAGTTCAGGTTGGGAAAATGAACGAGAAAAAGTCAATAAATGGATAAAATCTCAAGATTATTATGTTGATGTAGCCGAAGAAATGACTGATGACCGTGGATTTTTAGCGGATAATCTCACTACAGATGGATTGCACCCTGATTATGAAGGTAAAAAACATATTGGCGAAGCTGTTGGCGATTATTTGAGATTGAATTTTGAGTATATGTTATATTGA
- a CDS encoding NAD(P)H-dependent glycerol-3-phosphate dehydrogenase — translation MNVSILGCGRWASFHAWYAHHIGHKVTVWGRENSTNLKNLITTHKNEYLTLPQDINFTYNLNTALNFADIIIISISSQQLRNLAKQINETNLYQNKTFILCMKGIEVSTGKRLSEVLTEELHGSYNVGVWVGPGHVQDFLQGIPNCMVISANNNEISKKIIQIFSSDLIRFYYSKDLIGTEIGAAAKNVIGIAAGMLDGMHYTSLKGALMARGTHELSNLIKALGGNGMTIYGLSHLGDYEATLFSPYSNNRRFGEDFVQNKPFNKLAEGVSTTEALLKMANEYKIELPICTTINKIIIDHKDPKQELLNLFMRPLKAE, via the coding sequence ATGAACGTATCTATACTTGGCTGTGGACGCTGGGCGAGTTTTCACGCCTGGTATGCCCATCATATCGGCCATAAAGTAACTGTTTGGGGTAGGGAAAACTCCACTAATTTAAAAAATTTAATTACAACACATAAAAATGAATATCTAACATTACCACAAGATATTAATTTTACTTATAATTTAAATACAGCTTTAAATTTTGCTGATATCATCATTATTTCTATCAGTTCTCAACAACTTAGAAATTTAGCCAAACAAATAAATGAAACAAATTTATATCAAAATAAAACTTTTATATTATGCATGAAAGGTATTGAAGTTTCTACTGGAAAACGTTTATCAGAAGTTTTAACAGAAGAATTACACGGTTCATATAACGTCGGAGTTTGGGTAGGTCCTGGTCACGTTCAAGACTTTTTACAAGGAATTCCTAATTGCATGGTCATTTCTGCTAATAATAACGAAATAAGTAAAAAAATTATTCAGATTTTCAGTAGCGATTTAATTCGCTTTTATTACAGTAAAGATTTAATTGGTACTGAAATCGGTGCTGCTGCTAAAAATGTAATCGGTATTGCTGCTGGTATGCTAGATGGTATGCATTATACTAGCTTAAAAGGCGCTTTAATGGCTAGAGGTACACATGAACTCTCTAATTTAATTAAAGCTTTAGGTGGCAACGGCATGACTATTTATGGTTTAAGCCATTTAGGAGATTATGAGGCGACTTTATTCTCTCCATATAGTAATAATCGCCGTTTTGGTGAAGACTTTGTCCAAAATAAACCATTTAATAAATTAGCTGAAGGCGTTTCCACTACAGAGGCTCTCTTAAAAATGGCTAATGAATATAAAATAGAATTACCAATTTGCACTACTATTAATAAAATAATCATTGACCATAAAGACCCAAAACAAGAACTTTTAAATTTATTCATGAGACCACTAAAAGCTGAATAA
- the rpoN gene encoding RNA polymerase factor sigma-54, with protein MKQSLSLNLKQKLLMTPKLQQSINILQLSSYELSELIEKEYMENPALEMDSSSSDELEPVYNFDKAVELMNYLNKDDEKPEPLAADDDYKIKELCQNYQSLEEILLEQLDFSFNNAKEIKIAKYIIGLLDQNGYLRVDLQEIASLVNADIISIEAVLNKIQTFEPIGVAARNLQECLKIQAEKADIYTGLVKVIIDKHLEQVAEGKIKEIAISEGKEPVEVQKAVDIIRCFNPKPGASYGKSNPEYIRPDVVVKDINGKLEVIVNDSGLPRLHINKLCKRGNLLDVASRKYIEQHVNSAIWLIRSIEQRHQTLLNVVNEIVRQQEAVFRKGIAYMKPLSMKTVAENIGVHESTVSRCVANKYMEMPYGIIALKKFFVANINKNDSDDAMIADKVKAVIRDFIEKENKQKPLSDQQLANLLQEKNMKISRRTVMKYREQMGYPSSTKRKRY; from the coding sequence ATGAAGCAGTCATTATCGTTGAACTTAAAGCAAAAATTATTAATGACACCGAAACTTCAACAATCAATAAACATTTTGCAACTGTCTTCATATGAACTTAGTGAACTTATTGAAAAAGAATATATGGAAAATCCAGCGTTAGAAATGGACTCAAGCTCATCTGATGAGCTTGAGCCCGTTTATAATTTTGACAAAGCTGTAGAACTTATGAATTATTTAAATAAAGATGATGAAAAACCAGAACCTCTAGCAGCTGATGATGATTATAAAATCAAAGAATTATGTCAAAATTATCAATCGCTAGAGGAAATTTTATTAGAACAGTTAGATTTTTCTTTTAATAATGCTAAAGAAATAAAAATAGCGAAATATATTATAGGATTGTTGGACCAAAATGGTTATTTAAGAGTTGATTTACAAGAAATAGCCAGTTTAGTAAATGCAGATATTATTTCGATAGAAGCTGTACTAAATAAAATACAAACATTTGAGCCAATTGGTGTAGCAGCTAGAAATTTACAGGAATGTTTAAAAATTCAAGCTGAAAAGGCTGATATTTATACGGGATTGGTAAAGGTAATTATTGATAAACATTTAGAGCAAGTAGCAGAAGGAAAAATAAAAGAAATTGCTATTTCAGAGGGAAAAGAACCAGTTGAAGTGCAAAAAGCTGTAGATATTATTCGCTGTTTCAATCCAAAACCGGGTGCTTCATATGGTAAATCAAATCCTGAATACATTAGACCGGATGTTGTAGTTAAAGATATTAATGGAAAGTTAGAAGTTATTGTTAATGATTCAGGTTTGCCGAGACTTCATATTAATAAACTATGTAAACGAGGTAATTTATTAGATGTTGCTAGCCGTAAATACATTGAACAGCATGTAAATTCTGCTATATGGCTTATTAGAAGTATAGAACAAAGACACCAAACTTTATTAAATGTAGTTAATGAAATAGTAAGGCAACAAGAAGCGGTTTTTCGAAAAGGTATTGCATATATGAAGCCACTGTCTATGAAAACAGTAGCAGAAAATATTGGTGTACATGAGTCTACAGTGAGTCGTTGCGTTGCTAATAAATATATGGAAATGCCGTATGGTATAATTGCATTAAAAAAGTTTTTTGTTGCTAATATAAATAAAAATGACAGTGATGATGCGATGATAGCTGATAAAGTAAAAGCTGTTATTCGTGATTTTATTGAAAAAGAAAACAAGCAAAAACCGCTTAGTGACCAGCAATTAGCTAATTTATTGCAGGAAAAAAATATGAAAATATCTCGACGTACTGTAATGAAATATCGTGAACAAATGGGATATCCGTCTTCGACAAAGAGAAAAAGATATTAA
- a CDS encoding helix-turn-helix domain-containing protein yields the protein MSFQKNLKYYRKKAGYKTARDFAEVLKIPYASYVAYENKKREPKYQTLIQIANALNVSIDRLIGRYDSSVFSADIEDLKQRIEDILSIQEQKNISLSLSFEHTKTLFFNINIDDTSNQEIEVDISYLKKILDDCYSKYFYSREKEILNTLSLAIVNTAISNNLDKISKLLEQENIFTTDLNDIFFNRELLVFDNPNYKDLMLQHINIYRKLEKLKDNLISNAINK from the coding sequence TTGAGCTTTCAAAAGAATTTGAAATATTATAGAAAAAAAGCAGGATATAAAACTGCTAGAGATTTTGCAGAGGTTTTGAAAATACCTTATGCCAGTTATGTTGCTTATGAAAATAAAAAACGTGAGCCTAAATATCAAACATTAATACAAATTGCTAATGCTTTAAATGTGAGTATAGATAGATTAATAGGTCGATATGATAGTTCTGTTTTTAGTGCGGATATTGAAGATTTAAAGCAAAGAATAGAAGATATTTTATCTATTCAAGAACAAAAAAATATATCGTTAAGTCTTTCTTTTGAACATACGAAAACATTATTTTTTAATATAAATATTGATGATACATCTAATCAAGAAATAGAAGTGGATATATCATATTTGAAAAAAATATTAGATGATTGTTATTCTAAATATTTTTATAGCCGAGAAAAAGAAATATTAAATACTTTGTCTCTTGCTATTGTTAATACTGCTATTAGTAATAATTTAGATAAAATATCTAAACTATTAGAACAGGAGAACATTTTTACTACTGATTTAAATGATATTTTCTTTAATCGTGAATTATTAGTTTTTGATAATCCAAACTATAAAGATTTAATGTTACAACACATAAATATTTATAGAAAGTTAGAAAAGTTAAAGGATAATTTAATAAGTAATGCTATTAATAAATAG
- a CDS encoding VOC family protein has translation MDFKFLHSNIYVLDLEKSIEFYNKALGLQETKKWHLDTPDFTLAYMGYGENSHQLELTCLKGRTEPYNLGDETFHIAFEVDDYEKAHELHKQMNCICYENEEMGIYFIKDPDGNWLEIIPKGRF, from the coding sequence ATGGATTTTAAATTCTTGCATAGTAATATATATGTTTTAGATTTAGAAAAATCAATAGAATTTTATAATAAAGCTTTAGGTTTACAAGAAACTAAAAAATGGCATTTAGATACACCTGATTTTACGCTTGCTTATATGGGTTATGGAGAAAATTCACATCAATTAGAATTAACTTGCTTAAAAGGCAGAACGGAACCTTATAATTTAGGTGATGAAACTTTCCATATTGCTTTTGAAGTAGATGATTATGAAAAAGCACATGAACTTCATAAACAGATGAATTGTATTTGTTATGAAAACGAAGAAATGGGAATTTATTTTATTAAAGACCCAGATGGAAATTGGCTAGAAATTATACCAAAAGGTAGATTTTAA
- a CDS encoding rolling circle replication-associated protein: MAYKREIISIRNDDILEITKSKRLPVKNRLRCIKMNTTSEQQEKRNIKYATNLLRLLLLQNFNENDLYCTLTYDKPVAGEQAKKHLANFRKRLQRLAKKLNVDIKYIAVTEIGGKNRIHHHIIINTSKNIIKVSHIRDIWKNGFVKIKLYGGTLQDAENLANYFIKKDSNAFYLLPNIYKKRWNSSKNLQKPQRSTAVIHHKNWRLQPKTKKGYYLDTHSIINGFYTFESGIEYEYQFYRLIRIHPKNRQSK; this comes from the coding sequence ATGGCTTATAAAAGAGAAATAATAAGTATCAGAAATGATGATATTTTAGAAATAACAAAAAGTAAAAGATTACCAGTTAAAAATAGATTAAGATGCATCAAGATGAATACTACATCAGAACAACAAGAAAAAAGAAATATTAAATATGCTACAAACTTATTAAGATTATTGCTTCTACAAAATTTTAATGAGAATGATTTATACTGCACATTGACATATGATAAGCCAGTAGCAGGAGAACAGGCAAAAAAACATCTAGCTAACTTTAGAAAAAGATTACAACGCTTGGCCAAAAAGTTAAATGTAGATATAAAATATATTGCAGTAACAGAAATCGGCGGAAAAAATAGAATACATCATCATATCATTATTAATACCAGCAAAAATATTATAAAAGTATCTCATATACGTGATATATGGAAAAATGGATTTGTAAAAATAAAATTATATGGCGGAACGTTGCAAGATGCTGAAAACTTGGCCAACTATTTTATAAAGAAAGATAGTAATGCTTTTTATTTATTACCGAACATATATAAAAAGCGTTGGAACTCTAGCAAAAATTTGCAAAAGCCCCAACGCTCAACGGCTGTCATACACCATAAAAATTGGAGACTGCAGCCAAAAACAAAAAAAGGTTACTACTTAGATACACACTCAATAATAAACGGCTTCTATACGTTTGAAAGTGGTATCGAGTATGAATACCAGTTTTATAGATTGATACGGATACACCCGAAAAACCGCCAATCTAAATAA